In a single window of the Perca flavescens isolate YP-PL-M2 chromosome 18, PFLA_1.0, whole genome shotgun sequence genome:
- the LOC114573210 gene encoding pleckstrin homology domain-containing family G member 1 isoform X1 has translation MPTDDYNYLPDALPPLPEVPDSGAALSSVDIPARCLRNPAFRHTSSRYCSALSMDSSPDSAERPISYSSTSSSASSRDSHCSLGSRSTLVPAPHCNLVTSDRDSGAIRLELVPARQLGCREEDDKNDGGVDTRRGQGRQSSGQSLTEHSEPEVSPDGGERTGPVQGPRSYVDRVVQEILDTERTYVQDLHSIVEDYLECISNQSRLALSSEDKGSLFGNIQDIYHFNRDLLHHLEKCNADPVAIAECFVSKSEEFHIYTQYCTNYPRSVAVLTECMRNKALAKFIRERQESLRHSLPLGSYLLKPVQRILKYHLLLHEIANHMEKDTETYEVVQEAIDTMQRVAWHINDMKRKHEHAVRLQEIQSLLTNWKGPDLIGYGELVLEGTFRLQRAKNERTLFLFDKLLLITKKREETFTYKAHILCCNLMLVEVIPKEPLSFSVFHYKNPKLQHTVQAKSQPDKRMWILHLKRLILENHPAKIPAKAKQAILEMDAMHHPGFHYSPDGDKKDSSQTKEGLTPRRGRRKEPLSKLLKNAKQNAANTDGEKRISLGATLLSPMSQLALGTIGRSRSLINQSQESLDPGDHYDHSDREEEPHQQDADDEDDSGLGGGKRLRVPGKGSRKRLNPQASVDSIEQWKSFNMSTSDLQRARETLVREGSRHPPLLRTPRVTEEPPDTPIPSVIVTESDHSVRNIWADHRARRAMFPTRQRTMQPDDEDEDIYQMFVPTEQSAPEPEVPSQRSEATSSPKTARPCSWHVEQVPTVQIDPPPNGSRVLRRASSAGEKATEAQQSPDDDPAGHSNLEVIHTESSSNDLSGSSSAEQLTIDDIENVYDNISYEDLKSMGLVRRDPEESQRETSTDAQGSQGQAARVLNAPEAAVVTDPMIEPDSSLDSNQPSTQEERPSGTCELKIVEESIYDTICFREPPSTELKGMNECKQLQQKRDSLPASEQDLTESLGVFVSEESLHFGEDEEPDTSHPVPCSFEPDYSSSSASETFSQRSQKGDKMSEQVDEIWNDLENYIKINEKKADRLPAAFPVSASESPKKASSVKNSPTKSSVVISPQAASPPTKSTPAHQSKPPTVTSTPSFTIPVINLPDLQSEGTNAEENHSPAPASRPLPVTPEPLPGTVKSIRNRLARLSSGSFRLEDDDLVELPQRSTPQKDIPLKDLHSLFPGELAGLDSPLASSSLLLGESVDIELEKSKNRVFLMARQYSQKIKKANQLLRMRSMDPGDACTRTRAEKKQKDLAAILEEKKQGGTAIGARIAEYSQLYDQVMFKDPPGPAGPHHAHPGLPSSPSMPETSLEEDWLHSTYSNGELASFVSASSELGDAWASSTPQRRLTSACSIPSLKTSPPSPTTPPSQRWSSCMSAPSEKEEHVYSSINRHPSFNAPSSPSSSKSSPSSHCQSLSSLGSQQQQKNQSGLKCNRPTDRLRGPSLGRAGRQSSLPERSTQGHSDLTLHDGQQVVVLNRASALSILNATQNYLANFKDDGEDDDDYVEIRSEDESEQEQDRLARRNGSTAVLSNQNLGLVHSQSLPCTPAHSCNPLRSLDCEHLEKYLWSEPQQSQPKIVQSLREKFQCLSSSSFA, from the exons ACGATTATAACTACCTGCCTGATGCGTTACCTCCTCTTCCTGAAGTCCCGGACTCCGGCGCAGCCCTGAGCTCCGTAGACATACCAGCCCGCTGCCTCCGCAACCCGGCTTTCCGCCATACCTCCTCACGCTACTGCTCCGCCCTCAGCATGGACTCCTCTCCCGACAGTGCCGAAAGGCCAATCAGCTACAGCTCCACGTCTTCCTCTGCTTCCTCCCGCGACAGTCATTGCTCGCTGGGCAGCCGCTCCACCCTCGTCCCTGCCCCTCACTGTAACCTGGTGACCTCAGACCGGGACTCTGGGGCAATTCGGTTGGAACTGGTTCCAGCCCGGCAGCTGGGATGCCGGGAGGAAGATGACAAAAATGATGGCGGGGTGGACACAAGGAGGGGACAAGGGAGACAGAGCAGTGGACAGAGTCTGACAGAACATTCAGAGCCTGAGGTGAGCCCAGATGGAGGAGAGCGGACAGGTCCAGTGCAGGGACCCAGGTCGTATGTTGACCGGGTGGTGCAGGAGATACTAGACACAGAGAGAACCTACGTCCAGGACCTGCACAGCATTGTAGAG gACTACTTGGAGTGTATCAGCAATCAGTCTCGGCTGGCCTTGAGCTCTGAGGATAAAGGCTCTCTATTTGGCAACATCCAGGACATCTACCACTTTAACAG GGATCTTTTACATCATCTTGAGAAGTGCAACGCTGACCCTGTGGCCATCGCAGAGTGCTTTGTATCCAAG AGTGAAGAATTCCACATTTATACTCAGTACTGCACCAACTACCCACG GTCGGTGGCTGTGCTAACAGAGTGCATGAGGAACAAGGCGTTGGCCAAGTTTATTCGCGAGCGCCAGGAATCTCTGAGGCACTCCTTGCCCCTGGGCTCCTACCTACTCAAGCCAGTGCAGAGGATCCTCAAGTACCACCTACTGCTGCAC GAGATAGCCAACCACATGGAGAAGGACACAGAGACCTACGAGGTTGTGCAGGAAGCCATAGACACCATGCAGAGAGTGGCCTGGCACATCAACGACATGAAGAGGAAACACGAGCACGCCGTTAGGTTGCAG GAAATCCAGAGCCTGCTGACCAACTGGAAGGGCCCTGATCTGATCGGCTACGGAGAGTTGGTTCTCGAAGGAACGTTTCGTCTGCAGCGGGCCAAAAACGAAAGAACTCTCTTCCTGTTTGACAAACTTCTGCTAATTACCAAGAAACGAGAAGAAACCTTCACATACAAGGCTCACATACTG TGCTGTAACCTGATGCTGGTGGAAGTTATTCCTAAAGAACCACTGAGTTTTAGTGTTTTTCACTACAAGAATCCCAAACTTCAGCACACGGTGCAG GCCAAATCACAGCCTGACAAGCGCATGTGGATCTTACACCTCAAGAGACTCATACTTGAAAACCATCCGGCCAAAATCCCTGCCAAG GCTAAGCAAGCAATTTTGGAGATGGATGCGATGC ATCATCCCGGGTTTCATTACAGCCCTGATGGAGACAAGAAGGATTCCTCTCAGACCAAGGAGGGTCTAACCCCTCGTAGAGGACGCAGGAAAG AACCTCTATCCAAATTGTTGAAGAATGCCAAGCAGAATGCTGCCAACACAGATGGTGAAAAG CGAATAAGTCTGGGTGCCACCCTGCTCTCGCCAATGTCCCAGCTGGCTTTGGGCACCATCGGTCGCAGCCGCAGCCTCATCAACCAGTCACAGGAGTCCCTGGACCCCGGCGATCACTATGACCACAGTGATCGAGAAGAGGAGCCACATCAGCAAGAtgctgatgatgaagatgacagtGGCCTG GGAGGTGGAAAGCGGCTGCGAGTCCCTGGCAAAGGCAGTAGAAAGAGGCTGAACCCTCAGGCATCGGTCGACAGTATAGAACAATGGAAGTCCTTCAACATGAGCACTTCTGACCTACAG AGAGCCAGAGAAACCCTAGTAAGGGAAGGAAGTCGCCACCCACCCCTTCTCAGGACACCTAGAGTGACGGAGGAGCCTCCAGACACCCCCATCCCCTCTGTAATAGTCACAGAAAGTGACCATTCTGTGAGGAACATCTGGGCAGACCACCGTGCTCGCAGGGCCATGTTCCCCACCCGCCAGCGAACCATGCAGCCTGATGACGAGGACGAGGACATCTACCAGATGTTTGTCCCAACAGAGCAGAGCGCACCAGAACCAGAGGTACCCTCGCAGAGGTCAGAGGCCACCTCGTCGCCCAAGACAGCTCGACCCTGCAGCTGGCACGTTGAACAGGTGCCCACTGTGCAGATTGACCCTCCACCCAATGGGAGTAGAGTCCTGCGGAGGGCGAGCAGCGCAGGGGAGAAGGCTACAGAGGCTCAACAGAGTCCTGATGATGACCCGGCCGGTCACAGCAACTTAGAAGTGATCCACACTGAATCCTCCAGCAATGACCTATCTGGATCATCCTCAGCTGAGCAGCTGACGATAGACGATATTGAAAATGTGTATGACAACATCAGCTATGAGGACCTTAAGAGCATGGGCCTGGTTAGAAGAGACCCAGAGGAGTCACAGAGAGAAACATCTACAGATGCACAGGGTTCCCAGGGCCAGGCAGCAAGGGTACTAAATGCTCCAGAGGCTGCTGTGGTCACAGATCCTATGATTGAACCAGACAGTTCCTTGGATAGCAATCAGCCCTCCACACAGGAGGAGAGGCCATCTGGGACATGTGAGCTCAAGATAGTGGAGGAGAGCATCTATGACACCATCTGTTTCAGGGAGCCCCCATCAACAGAACTTAaaggaatgaatgaatgcaaACAACTACAACAAAAGAGGGACAGTCTGCCGGCCTCTGAACAAGACCTTACTGAAAGCCTTGGGGTCTTCGTGTCCGAGGAAAGCCTCCACTTTGGAGAGGATGAGGAACCAGACACCTCTCATCCTGTCCCATGTTCCTTTGAGCCAGATTATTCCTCCTCGTCTGCCTCTGAGACTTTCTCGCAGCGCTCACAGAAAGGGGATAAGATGTCAGAGCAAGTCGATGAGATCTGGAACGATCTGGAAAACTACATCAAGATCAATGAGAAGAAAGCTGATCGACTCCCTGCTGCCTTCCCTGTTAGTGCCAGTGAGTCGCCTAAGAAGGCATCCTCAGTCAAAAACAGCCCTACAAAGAGCTCTGTTGTAATTAGTCCTCAAGCTGCTAGCCCTCCAACCAAGAGTACCCCAGCGCATCAGTCTAAACCCCCAACTGTCACCTCCACACCGTCATTCACCATCCCAGTCATCAACCTCCCTGATCTTCAAAGTGAAGGCACCAATGCAGAAGAAAACCACAGCCCTGCTCCTGCGTCACGCCCCCTTCCTGTCACCCCAGAGCCCCTCCCAGGCACAGTAAAGAGCATCCGTAACAGACTGGCTCGCCTCAGCAGCGGCAGCTTCCGCCTAGAGGATGACGACCTGGTGGAGCTTCCTCAACGAAGTACCCCTCAAAAGGATATTCCCCTCAAGGACCTTCATAGCTTGTTTCCAGGGGAGTTGGCAGGTCTGGACTCCCCCCTggcctcctcatctctcctgcTGGGTGAGTCTGTGGACATTGAACTGGAAAAATCAAAGAACCGGGTGTTCCTGATGGCACGGCAGTACAGCCAGAAGATCAAGAAAGCCAACCAGCTGTTGCGCATGAGGAGCATGGACCCTGGAGACGCTTGTACTCGGACCAGAGCTGAGAAGAAGCAGAAAGACCTGGCAGCCATCttggaagaaaagaaacaagGGGGCACTGCCATAG GTGCAAGGATAGCAGAGTACTCCCAGCTCTATGACCAGGTAATGTTTAAGGATCCTCCCGGTCCTGCTGGCCCACATCACGCCCATCCAGGGCTGCCGTCTTCTCCGTCCATGCCTGAGACCTCCCTGGAGGAGGACTGGCTCCACTCCACTTACAGCAACGGAGAGCTGGCCAGCTTCGTCTCCGCATCCAGCGAGTTGGGCGATGCCTGGGCTTCTTCTACCCCGCAGCGCAGACTTACATCCGCCTGCTCCATCCCTTCTCTCAAgacctcccctccctctccaaCCACCCCACCATCCCAGAGATGGAGCTCGTGCATGTCAGCGCCAAGCGAAAAAGAGGAGCATGTGTACAGTTCCATTAACAGACATCCTTCCTTTAATGCTCCATCTTCGCCCTCCTCCTCAAAGTCTTCCCCATCCAGTCACTGTCAGTCACTCAGCTCTCTaggcagccagcagcagcagaagaacCAGTCTGGACTCAAATGTAacagacccacagacagacTCCGCGGCCCCAGTCTGGGTCGCGCTGGTCGGCAGAGTAGCCTCCCAGAGCGCTCTACCCAGGGACACTCAGACCTCACTTTACACGACGGTCAACAAGTGGTGGTCCTGAACCGGGCTTCTGCACTGAGCATACTCAACGCCACCCAGAACTACCTGGCTAATTTTAAGGATGATGGGGAAGATGATGATGACTATGTAGAGATCCGCTCGGAGGACGAGAGTGAACAGGAGCAGGACAGGTTGGCACGGCGGAACGGCAGCACGGCAGTCCTTTCCAATCAGAATCTGGGTCTTGTCCACTCCCAGAGTCTGCCATGCACACCGGCACACTCCTGCAACCCGCTGAGGTCTCTGGACTGCGAGCATCTGGAGAAGTACCTGTGGAGCGAGCCGCAGCAGAGCCAACCCAAAATCGTCCAGTCTTTGAGGGAGAAGTTTCAGTGTCTGAGCTCCAGTAGCTTCGCCTGA
- the LOC114573210 gene encoding pleckstrin homology domain-containing family G member 1 isoform X2: MDSSPDSAERPISYSSTSSSASSRDSHCSLGSRSTLVPAPHCNLVTSDRDSGAIRLELVPARQLGCREEDDKNDGGVDTRRGQGRQSSGQSLTEHSEPEVSPDGGERTGPVQGPRSYVDRVVQEILDTERTYVQDLHSIVEDYLECISNQSRLALSSEDKGSLFGNIQDIYHFNRDLLHHLEKCNADPVAIAECFVSKSEEFHIYTQYCTNYPRSVAVLTECMRNKALAKFIRERQESLRHSLPLGSYLLKPVQRILKYHLLLHEIANHMEKDTETYEVVQEAIDTMQRVAWHINDMKRKHEHAVRLQEIQSLLTNWKGPDLIGYGELVLEGTFRLQRAKNERTLFLFDKLLLITKKREETFTYKAHILCCNLMLVEVIPKEPLSFSVFHYKNPKLQHTVQAKSQPDKRMWILHLKRLILENHPAKIPAKAKQAILEMDAMHHPGFHYSPDGDKKDSSQTKEGLTPRRGRRKEPLSKLLKNAKQNAANTDGEKRISLGATLLSPMSQLALGTIGRSRSLINQSQESLDPGDHYDHSDREEEPHQQDADDEDDSGLGGGKRLRVPGKGSRKRLNPQASVDSIEQWKSFNMSTSDLQRARETLVREGSRHPPLLRTPRVTEEPPDTPIPSVIVTESDHSVRNIWADHRARRAMFPTRQRTMQPDDEDEDIYQMFVPTEQSAPEPEVPSQRSEATSSPKTARPCSWHVEQVPTVQIDPPPNGSRVLRRASSAGEKATEAQQSPDDDPAGHSNLEVIHTESSSNDLSGSSSAEQLTIDDIENVYDNISYEDLKSMGLVRRDPEESQRETSTDAQGSQGQAARVLNAPEAAVVTDPMIEPDSSLDSNQPSTQEERPSGTCELKIVEESIYDTICFREPPSTELKGMNECKQLQQKRDSLPASEQDLTESLGVFVSEESLHFGEDEEPDTSHPVPCSFEPDYSSSSASETFSQRSQKGDKMSEQVDEIWNDLENYIKINEKKADRLPAAFPVSASESPKKASSVKNSPTKSSVVISPQAASPPTKSTPAHQSKPPTVTSTPSFTIPVINLPDLQSEGTNAEENHSPAPASRPLPVTPEPLPGTVKSIRNRLARLSSGSFRLEDDDLVELPQRSTPQKDIPLKDLHSLFPGELAGLDSPLASSSLLLGESVDIELEKSKNRVFLMARQYSQKIKKANQLLRMRSMDPGDACTRTRAEKKQKDLAAILEEKKQGGTAIGARIAEYSQLYDQVMFKDPPGPAGPHHAHPGLPSSPSMPETSLEEDWLHSTYSNGELASFVSASSELGDAWASSTPQRRLTSACSIPSLKTSPPSPTTPPSQRWSSCMSAPSEKEEHVYSSINRHPSFNAPSSPSSSKSSPSSHCQSLSSLGSQQQQKNQSGLKCNRPTDRLRGPSLGRAGRQSSLPERSTQGHSDLTLHDGQQVVVLNRASALSILNATQNYLANFKDDGEDDDDYVEIRSEDESEQEQDRLARRNGSTAVLSNQNLGLVHSQSLPCTPAHSCNPLRSLDCEHLEKYLWSEPQQSQPKIVQSLREKFQCLSSSSFA; the protein is encoded by the exons ATGGACTCCTCTCCCGACAGTGCCGAAAGGCCAATCAGCTACAGCTCCACGTCTTCCTCTGCTTCCTCCCGCGACAGTCATTGCTCGCTGGGCAGCCGCTCCACCCTCGTCCCTGCCCCTCACTGTAACCTGGTGACCTCAGACCGGGACTCTGGGGCAATTCGGTTGGAACTGGTTCCAGCCCGGCAGCTGGGATGCCGGGAGGAAGATGACAAAAATGATGGCGGGGTGGACACAAGGAGGGGACAAGGGAGACAGAGCAGTGGACAGAGTCTGACAGAACATTCAGAGCCTGAGGTGAGCCCAGATGGAGGAGAGCGGACAGGTCCAGTGCAGGGACCCAGGTCGTATGTTGACCGGGTGGTGCAGGAGATACTAGACACAGAGAGAACCTACGTCCAGGACCTGCACAGCATTGTAGAG gACTACTTGGAGTGTATCAGCAATCAGTCTCGGCTGGCCTTGAGCTCTGAGGATAAAGGCTCTCTATTTGGCAACATCCAGGACATCTACCACTTTAACAG GGATCTTTTACATCATCTTGAGAAGTGCAACGCTGACCCTGTGGCCATCGCAGAGTGCTTTGTATCCAAG AGTGAAGAATTCCACATTTATACTCAGTACTGCACCAACTACCCACG GTCGGTGGCTGTGCTAACAGAGTGCATGAGGAACAAGGCGTTGGCCAAGTTTATTCGCGAGCGCCAGGAATCTCTGAGGCACTCCTTGCCCCTGGGCTCCTACCTACTCAAGCCAGTGCAGAGGATCCTCAAGTACCACCTACTGCTGCAC GAGATAGCCAACCACATGGAGAAGGACACAGAGACCTACGAGGTTGTGCAGGAAGCCATAGACACCATGCAGAGAGTGGCCTGGCACATCAACGACATGAAGAGGAAACACGAGCACGCCGTTAGGTTGCAG GAAATCCAGAGCCTGCTGACCAACTGGAAGGGCCCTGATCTGATCGGCTACGGAGAGTTGGTTCTCGAAGGAACGTTTCGTCTGCAGCGGGCCAAAAACGAAAGAACTCTCTTCCTGTTTGACAAACTTCTGCTAATTACCAAGAAACGAGAAGAAACCTTCACATACAAGGCTCACATACTG TGCTGTAACCTGATGCTGGTGGAAGTTATTCCTAAAGAACCACTGAGTTTTAGTGTTTTTCACTACAAGAATCCCAAACTTCAGCACACGGTGCAG GCCAAATCACAGCCTGACAAGCGCATGTGGATCTTACACCTCAAGAGACTCATACTTGAAAACCATCCGGCCAAAATCCCTGCCAAG GCTAAGCAAGCAATTTTGGAGATGGATGCGATGC ATCATCCCGGGTTTCATTACAGCCCTGATGGAGACAAGAAGGATTCCTCTCAGACCAAGGAGGGTCTAACCCCTCGTAGAGGACGCAGGAAAG AACCTCTATCCAAATTGTTGAAGAATGCCAAGCAGAATGCTGCCAACACAGATGGTGAAAAG CGAATAAGTCTGGGTGCCACCCTGCTCTCGCCAATGTCCCAGCTGGCTTTGGGCACCATCGGTCGCAGCCGCAGCCTCATCAACCAGTCACAGGAGTCCCTGGACCCCGGCGATCACTATGACCACAGTGATCGAGAAGAGGAGCCACATCAGCAAGAtgctgatgatgaagatgacagtGGCCTG GGAGGTGGAAAGCGGCTGCGAGTCCCTGGCAAAGGCAGTAGAAAGAGGCTGAACCCTCAGGCATCGGTCGACAGTATAGAACAATGGAAGTCCTTCAACATGAGCACTTCTGACCTACAG AGAGCCAGAGAAACCCTAGTAAGGGAAGGAAGTCGCCACCCACCCCTTCTCAGGACACCTAGAGTGACGGAGGAGCCTCCAGACACCCCCATCCCCTCTGTAATAGTCACAGAAAGTGACCATTCTGTGAGGAACATCTGGGCAGACCACCGTGCTCGCAGGGCCATGTTCCCCACCCGCCAGCGAACCATGCAGCCTGATGACGAGGACGAGGACATCTACCAGATGTTTGTCCCAACAGAGCAGAGCGCACCAGAACCAGAGGTACCCTCGCAGAGGTCAGAGGCCACCTCGTCGCCCAAGACAGCTCGACCCTGCAGCTGGCACGTTGAACAGGTGCCCACTGTGCAGATTGACCCTCCACCCAATGGGAGTAGAGTCCTGCGGAGGGCGAGCAGCGCAGGGGAGAAGGCTACAGAGGCTCAACAGAGTCCTGATGATGACCCGGCCGGTCACAGCAACTTAGAAGTGATCCACACTGAATCCTCCAGCAATGACCTATCTGGATCATCCTCAGCTGAGCAGCTGACGATAGACGATATTGAAAATGTGTATGACAACATCAGCTATGAGGACCTTAAGAGCATGGGCCTGGTTAGAAGAGACCCAGAGGAGTCACAGAGAGAAACATCTACAGATGCACAGGGTTCCCAGGGCCAGGCAGCAAGGGTACTAAATGCTCCAGAGGCTGCTGTGGTCACAGATCCTATGATTGAACCAGACAGTTCCTTGGATAGCAATCAGCCCTCCACACAGGAGGAGAGGCCATCTGGGACATGTGAGCTCAAGATAGTGGAGGAGAGCATCTATGACACCATCTGTTTCAGGGAGCCCCCATCAACAGAACTTAaaggaatgaatgaatgcaaACAACTACAACAAAAGAGGGACAGTCTGCCGGCCTCTGAACAAGACCTTACTGAAAGCCTTGGGGTCTTCGTGTCCGAGGAAAGCCTCCACTTTGGAGAGGATGAGGAACCAGACACCTCTCATCCTGTCCCATGTTCCTTTGAGCCAGATTATTCCTCCTCGTCTGCCTCTGAGACTTTCTCGCAGCGCTCACAGAAAGGGGATAAGATGTCAGAGCAAGTCGATGAGATCTGGAACGATCTGGAAAACTACATCAAGATCAATGAGAAGAAAGCTGATCGACTCCCTGCTGCCTTCCCTGTTAGTGCCAGTGAGTCGCCTAAGAAGGCATCCTCAGTCAAAAACAGCCCTACAAAGAGCTCTGTTGTAATTAGTCCTCAAGCTGCTAGCCCTCCAACCAAGAGTACCCCAGCGCATCAGTCTAAACCCCCAACTGTCACCTCCACACCGTCATTCACCATCCCAGTCATCAACCTCCCTGATCTTCAAAGTGAAGGCACCAATGCAGAAGAAAACCACAGCCCTGCTCCTGCGTCACGCCCCCTTCCTGTCACCCCAGAGCCCCTCCCAGGCACAGTAAAGAGCATCCGTAACAGACTGGCTCGCCTCAGCAGCGGCAGCTTCCGCCTAGAGGATGACGACCTGGTGGAGCTTCCTCAACGAAGTACCCCTCAAAAGGATATTCCCCTCAAGGACCTTCATAGCTTGTTTCCAGGGGAGTTGGCAGGTCTGGACTCCCCCCTggcctcctcatctctcctgcTGGGTGAGTCTGTGGACATTGAACTGGAAAAATCAAAGAACCGGGTGTTCCTGATGGCACGGCAGTACAGCCAGAAGATCAAGAAAGCCAACCAGCTGTTGCGCATGAGGAGCATGGACCCTGGAGACGCTTGTACTCGGACCAGAGCTGAGAAGAAGCAGAAAGACCTGGCAGCCATCttggaagaaaagaaacaagGGGGCACTGCCATAG GTGCAAGGATAGCAGAGTACTCCCAGCTCTATGACCAGGTAATGTTTAAGGATCCTCCCGGTCCTGCTGGCCCACATCACGCCCATCCAGGGCTGCCGTCTTCTCCGTCCATGCCTGAGACCTCCCTGGAGGAGGACTGGCTCCACTCCACTTACAGCAACGGAGAGCTGGCCAGCTTCGTCTCCGCATCCAGCGAGTTGGGCGATGCCTGGGCTTCTTCTACCCCGCAGCGCAGACTTACATCCGCCTGCTCCATCCCTTCTCTCAAgacctcccctccctctccaaCCACCCCACCATCCCAGAGATGGAGCTCGTGCATGTCAGCGCCAAGCGAAAAAGAGGAGCATGTGTACAGTTCCATTAACAGACATCCTTCCTTTAATGCTCCATCTTCGCCCTCCTCCTCAAAGTCTTCCCCATCCAGTCACTGTCAGTCACTCAGCTCTCTaggcagccagcagcagcagaagaacCAGTCTGGACTCAAATGTAacagacccacagacagacTCCGCGGCCCCAGTCTGGGTCGCGCTGGTCGGCAGAGTAGCCTCCCAGAGCGCTCTACCCAGGGACACTCAGACCTCACTTTACACGACGGTCAACAAGTGGTGGTCCTGAACCGGGCTTCTGCACTGAGCATACTCAACGCCACCCAGAACTACCTGGCTAATTTTAAGGATGATGGGGAAGATGATGATGACTATGTAGAGATCCGCTCGGAGGACGAGAGTGAACAGGAGCAGGACAGGTTGGCACGGCGGAACGGCAGCACGGCAGTCCTTTCCAATCAGAATCTGGGTCTTGTCCACTCCCAGAGTCTGCCATGCACACCGGCACACTCCTGCAACCCGCTGAGGTCTCTGGACTGCGAGCATCTGGAGAAGTACCTGTGGAGCGAGCCGCAGCAGAGCCAACCCAAAATCGTCCAGTCTTTGAGGGAGAAGTTTCAGTGTCTGAGCTCCAGTAGCTTCGCCTGA